One Nocardia iowensis DNA window includes the following coding sequences:
- a CDS encoding response regulator transcription factor, protein MIRLLLADDQALVRGALAALLGLESDLEVVGEVGRGDEVLDAVDRTNPDVVLLDVEMPGMDGIAVAAQLRAAHPELRILMVTTFGRPGYLRRAIDAGASGFVVKDTPARELADAVRRVQLGLRVVDPALAAETLTAGTSPLTEREREVLAAASDGATTGAIAKRLHLSEGTVRNHLSSAIGKTGSTTRAEAVRAAERLGWL, encoded by the coding sequence ATGATCCGGCTGTTGCTCGCCGACGACCAGGCGCTGGTGCGTGGCGCGCTCGCGGCGTTGCTCGGACTGGAATCCGACCTGGAGGTGGTCGGTGAGGTCGGTCGCGGCGACGAGGTGCTCGACGCGGTCGACCGCACGAATCCCGATGTGGTGCTGCTGGATGTGGAAATGCCCGGCATGGACGGCATCGCCGTCGCCGCGCAACTGCGCGCCGCCCACCCCGAGCTGCGCATCCTGATGGTGACCACCTTCGGCAGGCCCGGCTACCTGCGCCGTGCCATCGACGCGGGCGCCAGCGGTTTCGTCGTCAAGGACACCCCGGCAAGGGAATTGGCCGACGCGGTCCGCCGCGTCCAGCTGGGTCTGCGGGTGGTCGATCCCGCGCTGGCCGCCGAAACCCTCACCGCGGGCACCTCCCCGCTGACCGAACGCGAACGCGAGGTCCTGGCCGCCGCGTCCGACGGCGCGACCACGGGCGCCATCGCCAAACGGCTGCACCTCTCGGAAGGCACTGTGCGCAACCATCTTTCGTCCGCCATCGGCAAGACCGGCAGCACCACCCGCGCCGAAGCCGTCCGCGCGGCCGAACGTCTCGGCTGGCTCTGA
- a CDS encoding aminoglycoside phosphotransferase family protein: MSTSIRIDVPDALAASHSAHDGASGRAWIAALPGLAAGFLDRWALRLDGPARHGMVSLVLPVIKADGTPAALKLQPVNEENVGEPLGLRGWNGDGAVRLLDHDPDTGTLLLERLDAARPLSSVTDDRAAVRILAELLARLVAVPAPTGLRQLADIAAAMLDQVPRTLAALPDPAERLLVRTCASAVAELVDEPGDRLLHWDLHFDNILAAEREPWLAIDPKPLAGDPGFELLPALGNRWEEMVATGDTARAVRYRFDLLTEVLGLDRRRAAGWTLGRVLQNAHWDVEDGHTALDPAQVTIATILLDSRLR; this comes from the coding sequence ATGAGCACGTCGATCCGCATCGACGTCCCCGACGCCTTGGCGGCGTCACACAGCGCACACGACGGTGCATCCGGTCGTGCCTGGATCGCGGCGTTGCCCGGCCTGGCCGCGGGCTTCCTCGACCGCTGGGCGTTGCGCCTGGATGGTCCGGCACGGCACGGCATGGTGTCGCTGGTGCTGCCGGTGATCAAGGCGGACGGGACGCCCGCCGCGTTGAAACTACAGCCGGTCAACGAGGAGAACGTCGGCGAGCCGCTTGGCCTGCGCGGCTGGAACGGCGACGGCGCGGTGCGCCTGCTCGACCATGATCCGGACACCGGCACGTTGCTACTGGAACGGCTGGATGCGGCCCGTCCACTGTCTTCGGTGACCGACGACCGCGCCGCAGTGCGGATTCTCGCGGAGCTACTGGCCCGCTTGGTCGCGGTCCCCGCACCAACCGGGCTGCGGCAACTGGCCGATATCGCCGCGGCCATGCTCGATCAAGTGCCCCGCACCCTGGCGGCGTTGCCCGATCCGGCCGAGCGGCTGCTGGTTCGCACCTGTGCATCCGCCGTCGCCGAACTGGTCGATGAACCCGGCGACCGGTTGCTGCACTGGGACCTGCATTTCGACAACATTCTCGCGGCCGAGCGAGAACCATGGCTGGCCATCGATCCGAAGCCGCTCGCGGGCGATCCTGGCTTCGAACTGCTGCCCGCGTTGGGTAATCGCTGGGAAGAGATGGTGGCCACCGGCGACACGGCGCGGGCCGTGCGCTACCGCTTCGACCTGCTCACCGAGGTGCTCGGCCTCGACCGGCGCCGGGCGGCGGGCTGGACGCTGGGTCGCGTGCTGCAGAACGCGCACTGGGACGTCGAGGACGGCCACACCGCCCTCGACCCGGCCCAGGTCACCATCGCGACCATCCTGCTCGACTCCAGGCTGCGCTGA